The nucleotide sequence AGGGCGAGACGGTGGGAATGATGCCGATGCGCAGCGTGCCGTCGAGCGGGTTGCCCACGCGCCGGGCCTCCTCCTGGAGGTCGTCCGCCTCCAGCAACAGGCGGCGGGCGCGCTCCACCAGGCGCTGGCCCGCGGCGGTGGGCAGCACGCGCTTCTTGTCCCGCTCGAAGAGGCGGACCCCGAGCGCCTCCTCGAGCTGCGCGAGCTGCGCGCTCAGCGAGGGCTGGGAGACGTGGCAGAGCGTCGCGGCCTTGCGAAAGCTCAGGCTGTCCGCGACGGCGACGGCGTACTGGAGCTGTCGCAGGGTGAAGGGGTGGGGCTGGAGGCGCACGCTGCCCACTGTATCGCGCCCAGGCTCACGACCTCGGTTAGGGTAGGGCGCATGGGGCCAGCACGACGGGATGGGGTGAAGCGACGCGACGAGCTGCTGGACGCGGCGTTGCAATGCTTCACGGAGCGGGGTGTCCTCGGCACGGGCATCGAGGAGATTCGCAAGGCCGCGGGGGCGAGCCCCTCCAGCGTCTACCACCTGTTCGACGGGTTGCCGGACCTGACGCTGGCGCTGCTCATGCGCACCTTCGAGCGGCTCTTCTCGCACCAGACCGAGCGCGTGCTGGCCACGACCACGGCGGAGGACGCGGTGCTCGCGCTGGTGGATGGGCACCTGGAGTGGGTCCTGGCCCATCCGGACGAGGGGCGCTTCATGTACCAGGCCATGGCGATGGAGCTGAGCGCGGGCGCCGCGGAGGTGCTGCTCGCGCGCAAGATGGAGCTGCTCGGGCCCCTCATCCATCACACGGCGCGCTTCATCGCCGAGGACGGGGTGCCCGTGTGGACGCCCCTGCAGCTGGACGTCGTGTTGCTCGGCCCCAGTCACGAGGCGTGCCGACGCTACCTGGCGGGCGCGGCGTTGGACCCGGCGTGGATGCGCTCACGGCTCCCGAGGCTCGCGTGGCGGAGCATCCAGGCCGAGCTCCCGCGCGCCTCCTGACCCGCTTCAGCCGCCGCGCAGCACCGCGCGCAGCCACGCGAAGTACGCGCCCACGCTCGGGCTCACCTGGGCCTGCGTCCATCGAAGCTTGCGCACCTGGCGCGGGCCCTTCGCCTCGGCCTCGAGCGGCGAGAGCAGCTCCAGCGCCTCGTCCCGCTGCTTCTGGCGCGCGAGCTGGAGCGCCAGGTCCAGCTTCACCTCGAACAGCGACGCATCCAGCGCCAGCGTCTCGCGCAGGAGCGCGATGGCGCTGCCTTGCTCCGAGGCCCGGGAGAACTGGAGCCGTCCGCGCAAGAGCGACTTCACCGCCTCCGCGCGATGTCCCTTCTCCACGTGCAGCCGCGCCACCTCGCGCCACAAGTCCAGCTCGCGGGGGAACAGCTCCGTCGCCTGCGCGTACACCGCGAGCGCCTTGTCGGCGAAGCCCTTGTCCAGGTGCGCCTGGGCCGCCGCGCGGAAGCTCTCCAGCGCGGCCTCCGACTGCTTCGTCTTCGCCAAGAGCGGCGCGAGCTTGCCCAGCACCACCGCGTCCTTGGGCTCCAGCTCCAGCGCCTTGCGGTAGCCGGAGATGGCCTTGTTCAGCCGACCCTTGGAGCGCGCGAGGTCCGCGTCGGTGACGAGCTGGGAACGGGAGGGGGGCGTCTTGCTTCCGAACAGCATCGACTCCGCATTGAAGTCGGCCCGCGAGTCAGGGGCAACCCCACGCGCCCTGGCGCGCCGCGCCGTGCACGCTCAACGACGGATGCGTGACAGCCGGGATGGAAGATTCCCAAAAGAAGTGGGCCCGATCAGGGTGTCCTCCTGACCGGGCCCGGGGTGCTGCCATGTTGGAGTCCGCACGTTTAAGTCTTCGCCTCAGGATGAGGCCTCGTGTCCTGCGATTGAACGACCGCCGCGCGAGGGTGAGACAAGCGGCGGGCTGGAATTGAACCAGCATCTCGAGGAGAAGGGCGAAGACGGTTGATCGGACCCACGACAGCGAATGTTGAGTCTGGAGTGAGAGTCTGAAGCTGGGGTGCTTCGCGGGCCCGGTCTTTGTCGCTCGCCTCTACCATTTGGGCTACCCCGCCACAGGGTTGGCGGGGGCAGGGTTCGAACCTGCACTGGAAGACGACCCGGGAACGCTCGGCGTCAACTTGCTGCTGAGTTTGAGTTTGTACTCCGTAGGACTGCGTGCGCGAGCCTAGCTGAAGAGGTAGCCGAGGAGAACATCCCCGGCCTTCATCTCCTCCGCCGCGACGGCGTTGGCTTCCTCGCGCGCGAACTTGACCGCTTGCTGGAGCTTCTCCACGCGCTCCAACAGCTCATTGACCCGGACGGCCGGCAGGGCGCCCGAGTACTTCACCGTCTTCCAGTAACCGACGACGATGTCCTCGTAATAGACCTCCACCTGGGCGGGGTGCTTCTCGGTGGCCTCGGCCTTCACGTGGTTTCGGGGGACCTTCTTCGTCTTCGCCGTCTGCACGGGCTCGGTGGCCCACAGGCCCTGCGCCGGGTCCGGGACCCAGGACTCCGACGGGTCCAGCGTGGGGAGCTTCTTCACGAAGGTGTGCAGGTCCACCAGCTGCTTCTCGAGGAAGAGCAGGTACGTCGCGGGCACGCCCTTGAGCAGGACGCGGCCGTCCACGCTCACGTCGGCCTTCGCGCGACAGTTGGTGAGGTCCTTGGTGGCGGTGACGTCGAAGAGGCGGGTGAGGATCTCCTTCGTCTTCTTCAGCACGTCGTCGGTGCGCACCTGCACGCGCGTGGACTCGGGGGGGAAGCGCTCACCCTCTTCGTCCCGGGGCTGATAGGTGCGGGAGATGCCGTTGAGCAGCTGCGGCTTCTGCAGGTCGTGGTGCGCCTGGGTCAGCTCCTGCTGGGAGCGGTTCTTGACGCCCTTCTCGACGGCGATGATCTGATTGAGCTTGGTCACGATGTCATTCTCTTGAATTTGAGTTGCGGCGCTCGACGCTTCGGCCCGAGCGTACCTGACGGCGGTGACGGCTTCTCAGTTCGGCCGGCCGTAGCCGAGCAGCGCGTCGTCCTCGAACTCGGCGACCCAGCCCACGGGCAGCGCGAGCGCGGACAGCAGGGCGGGGCGGCGATGGAGCAGGGCGTAGAGGGGGAGGGACTCGGGCTCCTGCCCGGTGGCGGCGCCCGGGGGGATGATGAGCCAGCCGGAGTCGGTGGCCTCGGGGGCGCGGATGCGCGCGACGGCGAGCCGCGAGCTGACCTCCCAGCCGGGCAGCGCGTCGACCCTGTCGCCGTAGCGGGGGAAGAGCGGATCACAGCCCACCGTCTGGGTGGTCTCGAGCATGCGGCCCTGGACCCGCAGCGTCACGGTGATGTCGTCGCGCCAGCCCGTCATCGGGTTGCCGGCGAAGTCGGGCTCGGTCACCACGAGCGAGGTGCCTCGTGGGTCCAGTCGCAGGTTGGACCAGCCGAAGCGCAGCGTGCGGCCCGGGAGCAGGCCACCCGGGGGGAGGCGGGCGAGCACACCGAGCACCCACTCGGCCTGCTCCTCCGCGTCGTCCTCGCAGTGCAGCACGACGTGGACGCCGTGGAGGTGTCGTTCCAATCGAAGGGGGGCCATGTGCTCACGCTCCTTGGGGCTAGCGTCCGTGGAACACGGGGGGACGGCGGGCCGCGGCGGCGGCGAGTCCCTCGCCCAGGTCCGCGCTGCCGTAGCTCTCCGCCTGGAGCCGGGCCTCTTCTTCCAACGCACGGCGCAGGGCCGCGCGGTCCAGGCCGAGCCGTTGCTTGAGCCCTCGGGTCGCGAGCGGCGCATTGGACGCGATGGTGCGGGCGAGCGTGGAGGCCCGGGCGCGCGTCTGGTCCGCGGCAGTGGCCTCGAGGACGAGGCCGAGCCGGGCGGCCTCGCGGCCATCGAAGCGGCGGCCGGTGAGCAGCAGCTCCGCGGCGCGCTGGGGGCCCGCGCGCAGGGGGACGAGGAAGGTGGCGCCCATGCCGGGGTGCAGGCCGAGCTGGACGAAGTTGAGCGCGAGCTTCGCGTCCTCGGAGGCGATGACGATGTCGCACGCGAGGGCCACGCAGAAGCCGGCGCCGATGGCGGCGCCTTCGACGGCGGCGATGGTCGGCACGGGCAGGTCGAGGAGACAGAGGTAGCGCGAGTAGAACTCGAGCATGAAGAGGCGGGCCTCCTCGAAGGGGACCTGGCGCAGACGGTCCAGCATCTGGAGGTCTCCGCCGGCGGAGAACGTTCCGCCCGCGCCGGTGAGGAGCACGGCGCGCACGTCATTGCGTCCACGCAGCTCCTCGACGCGCTCGCGCAGCGCGATTCCCAGCTCGGGGGTCATCGCGTTGCGGCGGGCCGCATCGTTCATCGTGAGGGTGGCGACGCCGTCGTCCACCTCCAGCAGTACGCTCATCGCCTGGACAGTCATGGGCGGACTGTAGCCGCCTGATTGTCCCCGTCCACCTCGTCCGTAGGGCCTCGCGGCTTCTCCCGCGCGTCGTCGCTACGTCAGTCGGTGTCCGGTGTGGCGAGCAGGGCGCGGAGGACACGTTCACCGGTGGCGGGGATTCGCGTGACCAGGGCTCCGGTGGCGTGGCGGATGGCGTTGCAGACGGCGGGCGCGACGCCGACGAGGCTCACCTCCGCGACGCCCTTGGCTCCGAAGGGGCCGGGACCGGCGGGATGCTCCAGGAGGATGGGGTGGATGGCGAGCGGCACGTCCAGCACGCCCGGCACCTTGTAGCCACTCATGGAGGGATTGAGCAGCTGCCCGTCCTTCCACAGCAGCTCCTCCGTGAGCGCGAAGCCGAGCCCCTGCACGAAGCCGCCGATGACCTGCCCCTCCGCCGCCGCGGGGTTGAGCGCCCGCCCCACGTCGTGGACGCTCCAGGCTTCGAGCAGCCGCACGTGGCCCGTCACCTCGTCCACCTCGACCTCCGCCACCTGCGCGGCGAAGACGAAGAAGCCGTTGGCCATGGTCGGCAGGCCCTCGACCTGCGTGCGCCGCGTGTCGAGCTGGAAGGGTGGGAACATCCACCGCGCGGAGGCGATGGGTGGACCGCCCTCGACGTAGAGCGCGCGCCCGGCGAGCGCCGCGAAGGACACCGTCAGCTCCGGCTCACCCCGCACGCCGACGAGTCCTCCGGGCCGCAGCTCGAGTGAGCGCGCGGGACGCTGGAGGACCTCCGCCGCTTGTTCGAAGAGCTGCTCCCGGAGCTGCTCACAGGCCTGGGTGATGGCGCGGCCCACGGTGAACGTGGTGCGCGTGCCGCCCGTGGCCCAGTCATAGGGTGACGTGTCCGTGTCGGGCCGGCTGAACTGGATGTGCTCCAGCGGCAGGCCGAGCGCTCCCGCCGCGCACTGCGCCAGCGCGATGTCCGAGCCCTGTCCGATGTCCACCGCGCCCGTGTTGACGCCGACCGTCCCGTCCTCGTTCAGCCGCACCGTGGCGCTGGAGCCGAGCAACCCGGAGACATGCGCCACCGCGGAGACGCCGATGCCCCTGCGCTTGCCGGGCGCGCACGGCTCCGTGGCTTGTCTGCGCCGTGCCCACTGCGCCACATCCCGGGCGCGCTCCAGGCATGCGCGCAGCGTGCCGCTCTCCACGGGGGCGCCTCCGAGCCACCGCTCACCGGTCTCCAGTGCGTTGGAGATTCGAAGCTCGATGGGGTCGACCTTCAATGCGTCCGCGATGCGGTCCACCTGCGTCTCGCTGGCGAAGTGGATCTGTGGATTGCCGAAGCCCCGGAACGCGGAGCCGCGCAGCTTGTTGGTGTAGACGCACCAGCACTCGATGTCGACGTGAGGGATGCGATAGGGCCCGCGCGCGAAGTAGCTGGCGACGGCGGCGACGAAGGGGCCGTCGTCCGCGTAGGCGCCCGTGTCCAGGTAGATGCGCGCCTGTCGGACGAGGATGCGTCCGTCCTTCGACGCGCCGGTGCGCAGGTGGATGCGCGCGCCGTGGCGTGAGCGCATCATCGTCATGTCATCCGTGCGGGAGAACGTGAGCTTCACCGGCGCCCGGGCCGCGCGGGCCAGCGCCGCGGTGATGGGCTGATTGGTGGACTCCGTCTTGCCTCCGAATGCGCCGCCCACGCGAGGCGCGAGCACGCGCACCTTCGTCATGGGGAGGGCGAGCGCCTCCGCGGTGATGGCCTGGACGCGGAACACCGACTGCGTGGACGTGTGGAGGGTGAGCCGACCGCTGTCCAGGTCCACGTCGGCGACGGTGGAGCAGGGCTCCAGGTAGATGTGCTGTTGCGCGGGTGTCTCGTAGATGTCCTCGATGACGACGTCGCAGCGGGACCACATGCGGTCCGGGTCGCCCTCGACGAGCCGGATGTGGGCTGCGGCGTTGGGCGGGCGGCCATCGCGAGGCGCGTGGATGGGAGGCGCGTCGGGACGCAGTGCGGCTTCCACGTCGAGGACGTCCGGGAGGACCTCGTAGCGGATGTCGATGAGCTCCAGGGCCCGGCGCGCGGTGGCCAGGTCGACGGCGGCCACGGCGGCCACGGGCTCGCCCGCGTAGCGCACCTTGCCTCTCGCGAGCAGCGGTTGGTCCTTCACCACGGGGCCGATGTCGATGGGTGGCAGGTCCTCCGCCGTGAGCACGGCGCGCACGCCCGGCAGCGCACGGGCTCGCGAGGCGTCGTAGGACAGGATGCGCGCGTGCGCGTGGGGACTGCCCAAGAGCGCGCCCTGCAGCATCCCAGGAAGCTGGAGGTCATCCGTATAGATCGCGCGTCCGGTGACCTTCTCACGCGCGTCCGGCCGGACGGCGGAGCGTCCCACGACGTCACCCACCGGCTCGGGAGGGGGCCTGGGCCGCGATGCGGCCGCCGGATGTTCCGAGGACTCCACGCCGGGCTCCGCCGAGGTCTTCGGGTCGAGGCTCATCGCGCCTCCTCGTGAGACTTCGCGGCACTCGGGGCGCGGCCCACGGAGGCGATGGCCTCGACGACGCGGACATAGCCCGAGCACCGACACACATTGCTGCCGAGTGCCTGCCGGACATCCTCGACGGACGGGGTCGGATTGCGCTCCAGCAAGGCCTTCGCCGTGAGCACGATGCCCGACATGCAGAATCCACATTGCACGGCCCCGTGGTCCACGAGGGCCTGCTGAACGGGGTGCAGCACACCGTTCGCCTCCACGCCCTCGATGGTGGTGATGGCCCGGCCCTGCCGGCTCACCGCCAACGTGAGGCATGACAACACGGGCAGGCCATCCACCAGGACGGTGCATGCCCCACAGCTCCCCTCGTCACATCCCCGCCGCGTGCCCGTGGAGCGGAGGTCCTCGCGCAACACGTCCAGCAGCGTCCTTTGCGTCGCCACCCGGAGGTCATGCGGGCGTCCATTGACGACGAGCCTCACCGCCAGTTCCTCAGCCATTGCCCACCTCCCGCGCCTGCGCGAGCGCTCGCCCGAGCAGCCGGGGTAGGAGCAACCGCCTGTACTCCGCCGACCCTCGGACATCATCCGGAGGACTCGCTGCCTGGGAGAGCAGGGCCCCCGCGGCGGTGATGTCCTCCTCCTCCAGCCGCGTCCCCACCAGGCGCTGGTCCGCCTCATCCCGCTGGAGCGGAACAGGCCCGCACGAGCCCACCGCCACGCGCGCATGGGTGCATCGACCCGCCTCCATCGTCACCACGCACGCGATGGACAGGATGGGGTAGTCCGCGTCCACGCGGCTGTAGCGATGATGCTGTCCCCGCGCTCCGGCGGGCCCTCGGGGCACGAGCACGCGGGTGATGAGCTCTCCTCGCGCCAACGACGTCTCGAATGCCCCACGCAGCAGCTCACGCACCGGAACCCTGCGCCGTCCTCGCGCGCCCGCGACCTCGACCAGGGCAGAGGCGGCCACCAGCGCCACGGGCAGCTCCGTCGCCGGGTCCGCGAGCCCCAACGAGCCTCCCACCGTGGCCATGTTCCGGATGGCGGGGTGGGCCAGCTGCCGGGCCGCGTCACGCACCACCTCCATCGCACCCCGCAGCCGTGACTCCTCCGCCACCTGCCGATGCGTGCACATGGCGCCCAGCCACACGCCTTCCTCCGACGCTGAGATTGCCGAGAGCTCCGCGATGCGCTGCAGGCTCACCAGGAGCGGCGGCGCGCTCCGACGCTGGTTCATCATCGCCACCAACGACGCCCCTCCCGCCAGACACCGAGCCCCCTCGACGCTCGCCAGCAGCGCGAGCCCTTCCTCGACGGTCTCCGGTTCCGTGTAGCCCATGTCGTCACCTCGTCGGACATCCGCTCCAGCATTCTCTCATCACGCCACCCTCGGAAATAGGGTGACTGTCATCAGAACCCCGGTGCCGAGGTGCCAACTCCAAAGGCGGGACATGCCAGGGTCGTCCGTGTTCCAGCGCCGTCCATCGAGCGTGGATGTCTGGCTTTGGGGCGGCCGGGCGATGGGTGTCTGTCTTGATGCGGGGGTTGCCCGATGGCCACTGTCCCCGCCATGACAAGAAAATCCGGCAAGGTGTCCTTCCTCCTGTTGTGGTGTGTCGTCTCCACTTCGGCCTGGGCGCAGGTGCAGATGATCTCTGTCACCGCGCCCCAGACGCTCCCCAGCCCGCTGGCGGGCTTCAACGTGCAGTACTCGATGACGGGCAGCAAGTACGGCGCCGGCGCGGCGGTGGCGCAGGTGACCTTCTATCTCTCCTCCACCGCGAACGGGAGCAGCGGCGTCTATACGCTGTTCACCCAGCAGATTGGCCTGCGGGGCTCGGGCCTGGGGCCCTACTACCCACCCATCGGAACCCAGACGGCCTACATCAATCGCTTCAGCATGCCCGCCAACACGGTCGCCCAGCTCGAGTACCTCGAGGCCGCCTGTCAGTCGTCCGTGTGGTACGTCCTGGGCCGCGTGGACAGCACCACGCTGGTGCGGGACGACACGCTCATCGGCACCGCCAAACCTCCCGACTTCTACTTCACCGCCGGGACGCTCAGCCCGGGTGTCATCCAGCCAGGCGGCACCGCGAACCTCTCGTTCGACCTGTACTCCCGCTGTCCCGCGCCCGCCGCCTCCCGCGTGGGTGTCTACCTCACGGACCCGGACTTCCAGGTGCTGGAGTCCATCGGCGCCATTCCCATCAACGCCGGCTCCGGGACCTGGTCCTTCCCACCCACCGCCATCAGCTTCTCGCCCGCAATCGCTCCGGGCAGCTACCGCGTCGTGCTCCTCGCCGACGTGGACAACACCGTCGCCGAGGGCAACGAGGACAACAACGGGGGCTTCTTCACCCTGGACGTCACCGAGCCCGCCCTGGCCACTTCGGAAGGCCCGCCGCATCAGCTGGAGCCCGCTCCCGCGCTGCCCTTCGACGGTGTCCAGGCGCTCACCCAGCCCACGCAGGGGGCCGCGGAGGACCTGGCGTCGTTCCGCTCAGCGCCCACGCCACGCTAGCCAGCCACCACCTCCCCCCAGGATGGGGGAGGCGGTCCCGGCCGCTCAGTAGAGCGTCAGGCTGACTTCCTCACCCGGCTGGACGGTGATCTCCTGCTCGCTTTCGAAGCGGCGCTCGCTGCCGATGTTCTTGCTGCCGAACGTGCCGATGATCTCCACGCCGAAGCGCACCCGGTCCGTGACGCCCACCATGTCCGGGGGCAGCACGAAGTTGCGGCTGGACATCCCTGGCACCGTGCCCAGCCGCACCCTGCGCGCCCCGTTGAGGGCGTAGAGGTTCACGTCCACCGTCTTGCGGCTCTCCACCTGGACCGTCGTCTTGGGCCGGGGAGGCTGGTCGGCGTCCGCCGCCTGCGTGGTGGCGCAAGCGCAGGCGAGGGAGCCGATGAGCAGCAACACGACCGACAGCGTGGCACGGGTGGGCATATGAGCTCGCAGCGTGAGAGGAACCTCGTTCAGCGGTGCGGAGCGGCGTGCGTGCCGCTCTCCGTCCGGAGCGACTGGGTGGCCAGGCCCGACATGCTCTCCGCCAGCGACTGCACGGAGCGCGTGGCCTCCTGGGTCTCCTGCACCGTCTTCAGCGTGCGCTGCATCTGTCCGGACAGCTCCTGGATGGCCAGGGCCATCTGCTGGGTGCCCGCGTCCTGCGCGCTCACCGCGGCGGTGATCTGCCGCATGCTGGCGCTGGAGTCGCCAATCAGCACCGCCAGCTCCTGGAACTGCGCGCTGGAGGTGCGCACCGCGTCCAGGCTCTGCCGCACGCGCTCGTCGCCCTTCTCGCTGAACTGGGCCGCCTCGCGCATGCTCGCGCTCACGCCGTTGAGCACCTCGCGGATGCGATGCGTGGCGCGGATGGACTGGTCGGCCAGGCCGCGCATCTCGCGCGCCACCACGCCGAAGCCCCGGCCACTCTCACCACTGCGCGCCGCCTCGATGGCCGCGTTGATGGCCAGCATGTTGGACTGGTCCGCCAGGTCCTTCACCGAGTCGACGATGCCGGACACCTCGCGCGTGCGCTCGTCGAGCGCCAGGATCCGCCGCGCCATCTCCGACACCTCGTTGCGGATGGCGGCCAGGTCCCCCAGCGTGCGCTCCAGCGCGGCGCTGCCCTCGCGGCCCACCTGCTCGGCGCCCTCGGCGGACGCCGCCAGCGAGCTGGCCTTCTCCGCCGTCATCTGCGACGAGCGGCGGATCTCCTTCACCGTCTGCTCCGCCTCCTGCAGCGCCGCGGCCTGCCGGCTGACACCCTCGGTCTGCTGATCACTCGTGGAGCGCAGCTGCTGCACCACCGTGGCCAGCTCCCCGGCGCCCGTGCCCATGCGCTCGGCGAGGTTGCGGACCTCCGCCTGACGCTCCTCCAACTGACGGGTGTGTGCCTCCAGCGAGCGCACCACCTCGATGGAGCGCCGCGCGACGATGCCCAGCAGCGACAGCGTCAGCGCCAGATAGCCCCAGTGCGACACATTGCCGAACGACACGCTCAGCACGCCGATGACCGGCAGCACCGTGAGCGCCAGGAACAACACCAGGCCCGCCAGGCCCCCCATGAAGATGCGCGCGTCGGGGTTGCCACGCCACGCCTCCATCGCCGCCACCAGGAAGCACACCAGCAGGATGGTGAAGGAGAAGGGCAGGAAGGGCACCAGGATGCGCTGCGCCGTCCCCAGGTCGATGAAGACGGTGAGCGCCGCCACCACGCACAGCGCCGTGTAGCCCATGGCGCCCAGCCGGAACCACCGCCGCTGGTTGTCCAGGATGGCGTCCGACACGAACTCGATGAGGCCGGACACGAGCAGGAAGATGCCCAGCACCGTGAAGCGCGTGGCGGTGATGGGCGCATCCCACAGCGCGTTGGGCATGCCGCTCAATCCCAGCAGCACGAAGCCGCCGCTGGCGGAGAAGACCGCCAGGCCCGCGAGCATCCGCCGCCGCCAGTGCATCAGGAACGCACCCCCCGAGCCCAGCGCCACCGACAGCAGCAGCATGCCCATGACGAACGGCGCCTGGCCGTCACGCGTCACCAACGCGAGCAACTGGTGGCGC is from Myxococcus fulvus and encodes:
- a CDS encoding enoyl-CoA hydratase/isomerase family protein yields the protein MSVLLEVDDGVATLTMNDAARRNAMTPELGIALRERVEELRGRNDVRAVLLTGAGGTFSAGGDLQMLDRLRQVPFEEARLFMLEFYSRYLCLLDLPVPTIAAVEGAAIGAGFCVALACDIVIASEDAKLALNFVQLGLHPGMGATFLVPLRAGPQRAAELLLTGRRFDGREAARLGLVLEATAADQTRARASTLARTIASNAPLATRGLKQRLGLDRAALRRALEEEARLQAESYGSADLGEGLAAAAARRPPVFHGR
- a CDS encoding methyl-accepting chemotaxis protein; its protein translation is MGCALLVALLHSPTAKAAEAGAPVQLKEGWRYRWGDSPPGTDGIPLWAQTANVADDWRTMEANKPPPGRGTNTFLWLSIPLPEGPWAEPAVMLGEVTNAVEAYANGQRIYVSGKLNTSGAELSDNMAWHLVPVPRSALGGHLLLRVQSSNPNIGVAQGAQVGSRHQLLALVTRDGQAPFVMGMLLLSVALGSGGAFLMHWRRRMLAGLAVFSASGGFVLLGLSGMPNALWDAPITATRFTVLGIFLLVSGLIEFVSDAILDNQRRWFRLGAMGYTALCVVAALTVFIDLGTAQRILVPFLPFSFTILLVCFLVAAMEAWRGNPDARIFMGGLAGLVLFLALTVLPVIGVLSVSFGNVSHWGYLALTLSLLGIVARRSIEVVRSLEAHTRQLEERQAEVRNLAERMGTGAGELATVVQQLRSTSDQQTEGVSRQAAALQEAEQTVKEIRRSSQMTAEKASSLAASAEGAEQVGREGSAALERTLGDLAAIRNEVSEMARRILALDERTREVSGIVDSVKDLADQSNMLAINAAIEAARSGESGRGFGVVAREMRGLADQSIRATHRIREVLNGVSASMREAAQFSEKGDERVRQSLDAVRTSSAQFQELAVLIGDSSASMRQITAAVSAQDAGTQQMALAIQELSGQMQRTLKTVQETQEATRSVQSLAESMSGLATQSLRTESGTHAAPHR
- a CDS encoding FAD binding domain-containing protein, which gives rise to MGYTEPETVEEGLALLASVEGARCLAGGASLVAMMNQRRSAPPLLVSLQRIAELSAISASEEGVWLGAMCTHRQVAEESRLRGAMEVVRDAARQLAHPAIRNMATVGGSLGLADPATELPVALVAASALVEVAGARGRRRVPVRELLRGAFETSLARGELITRVLVPRGPAGARGQHHRYSRVDADYPILSIACVVTMEAGRCTHARVAVGSCGPVPLQRDEADQRLVGTRLEEEDITAAGALLSQAASPPDDVRGSAEYRRLLLPRLLGRALAQAREVGNG
- a CDS encoding xanthine dehydrogenase family protein molybdopterin-binding subunit, with the translated sequence MSLDPKTSAEPGVESSEHPAAASRPRPPPEPVGDVVGRSAVRPDAREKVTGRAIYTDDLQLPGMLQGALLGSPHAHARILSYDASRARALPGVRAVLTAEDLPPIDIGPVVKDQPLLARGKVRYAGEPVAAVAAVDLATARRALELIDIRYEVLPDVLDVEAALRPDAPPIHAPRDGRPPNAAAHIRLVEGDPDRMWSRCDVVIEDIYETPAQQHIYLEPCSTVADVDLDSGRLTLHTSTQSVFRVQAITAEALALPMTKVRVLAPRVGGAFGGKTESTNQPITAALARAARAPVKLTFSRTDDMTMMRSRHGARIHLRTGASKDGRILVRQARIYLDTGAYADDGPFVAAVASYFARGPYRIPHVDIECWCVYTNKLRGSAFRGFGNPQIHFASETQVDRIADALKVDPIELRISNALETGERWLGGAPVESGTLRACLERARDVAQWARRRQATEPCAPGKRRGIGVSAVAHVSGLLGSSATVRLNEDGTVGVNTGAVDIGQGSDIALAQCAAGALGLPLEHIQFSRPDTDTSPYDWATGGTRTTFTVGRAITQACEQLREQLFEQAAEVLQRPARSLELRPGGLVGVRGEPELTVSFAALAGRALYVEGGPPIASARWMFPPFQLDTRRTQVEGLPTMANGFFVFAAQVAEVEVDEVTGHVRLLEAWSVHDVGRALNPAAAEGQVIGGFVQGLGFALTEELLWKDGQLLNPSMSGYKVPGVLDVPLAIHPILLEHPAGPGPFGAKGVAEVSLVGVAPAVCNAIRHATGALVTRIPATGERVLRALLATPDTD
- a CDS encoding (2Fe-2S)-binding protein, which produces MAEELAVRLVVNGRPHDLRVATQRTLLDVLREDLRSTGTRRGCDEGSCGACTVLVDGLPVLSCLTLAVSRQGRAITTIEGVEANGVLHPVQQALVDHGAVQCGFCMSGIVLTAKALLERNPTPSVEDVRQALGSNVCRCSGYVRVVEAIASVGRAPSAAKSHEEAR
- a CDS encoding TetR/AcrR family transcriptional regulator produces the protein MKRRDELLDAALQCFTERGVLGTGIEEIRKAAGASPSSVYHLFDGLPDLTLALLMRTFERLFSHQTERVLATTTAEDAVLALVDGHLEWVLAHPDEGRFMYQAMAMELSAGAAEVLLARKMELLGPLIHHTARFIAEDGVPVWTPLQLDVVLLGPSHEACRRYLAGAALDPAWMRSRLPRLAWRSIQAELPRAS